cagcacagatatagccgctaggtggcgacagcgccacgcgcggctttttTTTGGGCCCAATTTTGGGTtgggcaaaccccaaaattagggCCGAACggttgtacttttagctacctgtagcaaagcgacgaaatcgcggagtgagccacgcctggctataCCTAATCAAAACTTCAACGGAACTAAGAGAAACAGAATTTGTGGTTAAGGTCCATACCTACTCCCTTGCACTTGGAACATTAATGGATTCGagaattaattgtaataaaagGTGTTAACAAGAAACTTCCACTTGTATCACAAGTTACAATTCTTTTAAAACCAGGTCCCTGCTTTTTCATTGCAACCTTTTTCCGCGGTACTCTGGACTCAACTATAATGAGTTGATTATATAACATGTTAGTGAAGTATAATTAGACCAATCACAATTCGCGTTGAGCAtaagacaaaacaaaacaaaagacaTCAATGAGCATTTGGCTCAATATATCCACCCTCACCCTTCATTTCTGCGGGACTTAGATTTTCGTTAGATACcagtttgtttaattatttcggAAAAAACTATTATTGTACACAATAGTTTTTTAAATAGCTTTTCAAATCTTGTACTAAAGGTACAAGATTTGAAAAGCTATTTAAAAAACTATTGTGTACAATAATAGTTTAAATCACGTTGCAACAACGTTGCTACGTGATTTAAACCCTTTACTCAATTGATAAGGTCTTAATTGTGTCATGATAAAatacctactactactaatacttTGATCTGTGGAACTTAATTTGATACAAGCctgataataaatataatacttaCTCAGTGTATTGTGGTAAACCAATTTTAGCAGTATTTGTTTTCGTAAACTATTCGGTAAATAGTAACTAAGTAAAACTTTCTTACAATAACCTGTACGTATATTTCTGCTAATATTTGTAGATTATACTATGCAATTGAATTGGACTGAGGTTAATTAATATGAAGTATACAGTAACAGACACTTTCGGGGGAACCCCCTCATATAAAGATATAATACAATAACAATAAGGTTGGGTTTAAATACCTGACATTATATGATTTATATGTATTAGGAAAGTGAatgtgaaatataatttcgtacacaaaaaaaaaaatccaaacttagtaatatagaaaaaaaaaattaaattagaagTCAATTTAACCTCGTACGACACAGGGCAATTTTGGTGCTTGTGAACATGGAACTTTCGTCTATTTCTATATGAATTcgaaactcgaatttaatttgtacttgtacacggggacttacgagtagagatgccacgaatattcggcaatagtaggcaacattcggccgaataccgaatattcggcaaagtggccgaataggccgaataccgaatagttgccgaatattcgtggcatctctactcgtaagtccccgtgtacaagtacaaattaaattcgagtttcgAATTCATATAGAAATAGACGAAAgttccggtattcggccgaatgttgcctactattcggccgaataccgaatatatgttacacctacctaaaaagaaaaatttcacaaaaaaataaccaaaaacttgtatatttaatatctaaaatgtattcttggaaagtggttaaataagaaggcaagtttttgagcatttgctgattccaaaatattttattttttatcatgggtctgatttgattgactctaactacattcattaattctgttcaacataaacatatatcttagcaaacattgtgctttgttggcgaacagttttcgtaataattgtgactcaaaatgttcgcatgttatgccgaatattcggtcgccgaatattcggtattcgaccGAGAGAggaggccgaatattcggtattcggccaaattcactattcggggcatctctacttACGAGGTTATAATACTTTGATGTAACCTTGGCCACACGTTTTTACTCATTTTGACAAGAAAACATATGTGGCACAATACATCATTGCATTACTAATTGAACTGAGCATCTGTCAATATGTGGACAATTTCCGCCATAGGGTAAGGTCATTCCATTTGGAGCAGGCGGAGGGTATCCTGTCAAGCTTCCTTTTCGTAGGATATTAgtattatcctctagccgcccatatgtCAAACTtagccaagcaaaattaaattttactttgtcaacacaaagttcaaattagaatggaatcggagacctttttatatataggttccgggcggctagaggttatagtGACCAATGAAGTCTATAAACATACAGAGATTTAGAGATTGCAGAGAGTACAAAGGTTATGTTCCGCAATGCAATATTCATGTTACACAGgtagtttaaattttatttaataaaaatgacTGAGTAGTTAAAAACAACATTGACGGTTAAAATATCACagattataattcagtttttgatTGACTTACACTATTTTCGCATTAAAAGGATCTAACATAATGTTTCCAGAATGTTTTATTTCTTAGCTCTGAAGGATATTAGCAGTTACTTGTTAATTTTAGAAAACATATAGAGCTGGATTAGTTATAATAGAATGGAGTGCTTTGGCCCCATGTTTATGGTAAAACAATCTTAACATGCATTCAAGTtcaataattaataaacaaaacataatttGATGAATGATTGTACAAACAAAATGACAcggagaaaataaatattctgtTTTTGTAAAGGTAAAGTATTAAGGTGCTTAGAATGATGATAAAGATATAAAGAACATGAAGTATAAAGTAGTGTTTGCGAGTCTCGTACAGATTTACAGTTCCAAAAGCGTCACCAAAGTCCTGTAGACTGTTAAGCTAAGCTTGACACTTACCTGTTATATTTTagcagaaaataaaatatatgctGTAACACAGTTCCTCAAAGTTGCACAAAAACAAGGTACATCGCATGAaccttttaaattattttttatagtttactTAAGCTAGTTCAGTGCACATAACCATTTTTGTAtcctaatattatttattaactaaTGGTTATAAAAATGGaatgttatatttataaaataaattaaaaattgcaATAATTTAATGTAGCACACCCAATGACGTACATACATAATGACTATACTGTCAACGATCTGACATTGACGTTTGAAGTCATTTTGGTAGACTATTCAAGCCTATTGGTAAACCGCttgtattatggctcctctacacgatgggccaacgccggccactccaagggacgcatttatgcgttagagggagcaagtaatattgctatctcattctaccgcatggctgcgtcccttggagtggccggctttggcccatcgtgtagaggagccccatagatataagaatatatacagacgccttccaagcgagctgtcagtgggaccactttttgtttagtgtacgattaacaaagcgacccactttgctgtagccatgtcgataaagtcatatcgataaactaccgacatttcttgcaattttaattttacttcaaaggtttaactatacctaaaatgaacaaaaacgctttttttctttattgtggttatcagatcacaattttgtagtcacgccccaggagagaaccaagggaaagttcagatatttaattaaaatacataaatacctattaaaataggtggtccgcaataattgaattattttattacattataatatattcattatccattagcatttcaattatgtttatgtttaacgaagatattgaagcttcaattaatcgctatttcgttccgctgtgtagcgtttatcgatatataacatgattaaaatcgacttttcacatccctaaaagagcacacatatacgtttttacgcacccATGCACAACCcgggtcgcctaaaaaggggccacttggatttgaagtccatcttgtcaacagtatagttgtccttttttgacaaatggcattttaaaagagcgaggagagagaaatgatactagttgctgcgccgtcaaatagaacaataaaggtAGGGGCCTTGGAGGAGCCCATAGatatttttagttaattttatttctttatccatcatttctcttaggctagggtttttataatatgaatataaaagtaaaatataaaaacacttacaaaacaataaaaaatacatataaacacattataaaaaacctaacctagggtgccgccagcagcggggcaaggcccaagctaccggtggtcagggctgcagagagaggaaccgacgtactatccgcgccgtgtccaagatcaccgccttctgcatactactaattttatttattattattggtaTCTTTGTTTGTTTGAAAATAAATAGGCCCCTGTACATATTGTGCCtgcgtgggccagtctgggggacgcatttatgagggagcaagtgatattactatctcattctaccgcatgcctgagtcccttggactggcctgcgttggcccaatatgtacagCGCATCAAACTTGAAGTGCGGGTTGTGCGGGTTCCACGAACGCTCTGCTCATGGCAACATTGACATAGCTGTCACTCATTTTGCTTGTCTGTCTCGACCACAAACCAATAGCCCAATGCCCAATCTTCTACAATGGCAGATGCAAAGCAAGGTATTTCAACCATGATTtttataatactattataatttCCTAATACTAGGAGTTCTCACCATCAAAGTCAATCCATCCCTTAACTGCTGTCTGAGATATTTCTCGTTGAAACGGCTCAAAGCTTGTTGTAAGATCTAAGGCCATGCTGCACATTcaacgtaattttttttatcttcaTTACAAGTAGCTTTGGATATGACATTcagcaaacatttttgcataTTCCTGTTACATGCTGAATAACAACATTTGTCATTAAACGCTTCCCATAATGTAAATATCAACGTATTATGTGTATGTGTCATGGAGTCGATTCGCGACTGGGATGCAAAATAAGATAAAAGAAATATCAGCGTAAATGCACATTTTACTATAGAttcaatagttatttattatacgtccaaggtttattttaataaaaatagtcTCATTTTATTGGATGGTATAGAGTTAAATCGAATTCTTACAGAAATGAACAATGGAACATCTCAGTCACGATCTGTTTTGGCAAAACCTCGTCTTGGTGCTTTCGGTTCCTCTGGGTTTGGAGCTAGTACTTTTGGTAAGTGCCACAACACATGCATGCTTGTAAAATGAAAGCTTTTCATGACTTTTCAAGCTGTTCATCTATACCCATCTTACTCCGAAGTAACCCAAAAGTGCTACATGGGTCAAACATTTTAGCATGAGTTAAGGCGATGCATGGACTCTGGAGGCCTGCTCATGGAAATTaactagatttttttctagGAACATTAATATACCtggcaatataaaaaaaactagtttctTTATGCATCAGGCTATTCTATATTAGGAATAAGGTATAAAATAACTGTATGTGTATATTgctaaataaatctaaattacattaaattaaatatttcaggGTCCATATTACGTCCATCCCAGCTGAAGCCAGGCAACAATCCATTCCTCAAAGTCACTGACACAGAAGAGGCTGAAAAGAAGGAGAAAGCTGACAATGAAACTGAAAAACCTAAAGGAGAAGAAAGGCTTACTGAAACCAAGGAGGATGCTCCAAAATTTGTGCCTCTTGGTGCCACAAGCAGTGCTTCAAGAACCTCCACACAAGTCCCAGCGCCCACACAGCCTGCTTCTGGGACATCAGGGTTTGTCTTTGGACAGAATTTAAGTGAGCGAGTGGTTATTCAAGACAGTGTTAATAATGGCGACGCTGGGCCGTCAGAGCACAGTATGAAGAATGGTACGTCTGAGCTGTTGTTCACAAGCGCAGCTGCATCTGTTAAGGAAAATAGTCAGGTAAACTTTTGTTTTGTACCTACAGTTATTTCCGTACAcagcgggaagaagttgatatctcTCGagaaaaaattgaagaaatttgaaccttatgcaATTTACTTtcaagttcaaatttcttcagtagaatatctcgagttatcaagttcttcccgccgtgtacggatttATACTTTGGTTCGCAATGCATGTAGAATTTAGTGAGCATTATTATACGAAATTTAGTACTAATAGTTTGTTATTTCGATGTATGCTCTTACAGAATTCAAATAGTTTGATGTTCTTTCTGACAAAAATGGGAATTTCCAATATGTGCAAGGGAGAGTCAGAATTTTATGTGTGAAATATGGTTTGCAGCTGTCTGTTTGTTTGACGTTTGTTAGTACttggacacattttttttgagctatatgaatcagtcagtcataTAGCCCCATAGGATAATGCCATAGCATTATTCCCAACTTAATTACTTTTCACTCTACTTGTATCAGGCGCAAGCGAGGCTCGAACTCgtaattgttttttaattttcctAGAATCGGGTTAAGTAAATGGGACAAGGTCTAGCGTGCGAATATTGCGGTTGTCAACATCATGATCAGCCGTTTGGTCTGTTCCAGGAGTCGGCAGGGAGCAGCTCGGCGGGCAGCGCGGGGCTGGCGGCGGCCGCGGCCGAGTACGAGCGCGCGCAggcgcggccgccgccgcccgccgtcACCACCACCACGGGCGAGGAGGACGAGATCAACGTGCTGCAGGTGACTACCACCTTCCTCAAAAGCCCCCTTTTTTATATGCCACTGTTATTGAAGAAGAATAGCCGTTGTTGTCGACTTTGATTTAACAGTTCTCTAAGTCTACATATCAAAAATAACGACGCCTTACCTATAGGAGTTGTTTAAGAACACTTTCAATTGCGACAATTTTGAAGCCTacagtataatatattattagtattatttgaCTGATATctactattaaatttattaaaacatgTCACTCAGTTCTCAGTTCTTGAGTCCCTTCCGGTTccgaggttttcccgagggtctacagtatggggtatggggttcttcaaaaaaaggggtgtacaggtttttaaaaggtcggcaacgcgcatgtaccatctatggagttgcaggcgtccataagctacggtgactgcttaccatcaggcgggccgtatgcttgatTGCCACCAATGTAGTATAAAAAAAGTCAATTTCTCTTTATTACTCGATATTTTTCACTCCAAAATACAAAGCGCGTTGACAGACCGatgcaaaataaaattgaatatgTTCGAGTTTCGCGCATCGTTTGTTAAAAAACACGGACAATTGTTGCCATGGCGACTTTTTGAGATGTTTTTCGACACCTTATTTTAAGTCTATAACAAAATGTTGTATAATTCCAGCTGTCGTGCCGCTTGTTCGCTTGGGAGGCGGGCAGCTGGCGCGAGCGCGGCCGCGGCGTGCTGCGGCTCAAcgacgccgccgccggcgcaGACGCCTCGCGGCTTGTAGCCAGGGTGGCCGGGTTAGTACTGTCTACATTCTTGATGATCAATGTCTGGCCTATTAAAAATGACAATCGTTCATTGCCAAACGCcaaacaaacataaaatatGTATCGGGATAATAGATACTCCGAAAAATCACATGACTAATTCATTATTAAAGTATCAATATGCGTTTTCTACAACAATGACgatgtcatcttggctaggcccccattaaataaatgtatgtagTTTCTTAACGACTTTTTAGCACATTCACTGCGTCGACCcgctaggggctattcataaattacgtcatttcaaattgggggggggggggggtcagaTTCGAAGCataacgacgtaatttatggacagccccctagGTGGATTCTCTATTCGTAGACGCTTTTAGCTACAAGCTCGTAGCGCTCTCGCTGGCAGTGTACAGTGTAAAGTATTATCGAGTGGAGACGTTTTTGTACAAGTCCATGTACTATGTGTTCCAGATCGCTGCGCGTGGTGCTGAACACGAAGATCTGGCCGGACATGGTGGCGGAGCGCGCGGGCAGCAAGTCGCTGCGCATCACCGCCACCGACGCGCAGCACCAGGTCAAACTCTTCCTCGTCATGGTGAGCCTCCCACACCTCAATTCCTGCATTTCTAACTGCGCGGCCACGCCCTCCACAAGTGGTATGGGAAATGGTCGAAAGCTCGTTAACGCGGATGGAAAAAATTTTCACGCCCGCCAAATCATGgaataaatgtgacgttatctatgaaaagggaccttattgtcgatggcgcttacgtcattattaacgatgctccgatataaatacaatgcctcgcgacgctgtgcggcgtaagcgccatcgacaataaggtcctttttcatagataacgtcccaaataatagtactaggaacagaagactcactctcgaacaaaacgcgtctgttacgatcaggacagatatggccgctaggtggtaacagcgccacgcgcggcttatggctatccaccaaaactggtgtggaatggatgtacttttagctaccagtAGCAaaccgacgaaatcgcggagtgagccactccTGGCCAAATGCATTAATGTAAcagaaaatattttcaaatcaAAAGTTTACATTTAGCGATAGCGTTTATTAACCACACAAATTAACTGCTTTTAAACTATTGTTGCGTTTTAGGGTAACCCTGGTGACATCGTCCAGCTTCACCGCGCTGTGCTGGCGCGCATCTCACTCAGCAAGCGCGCGGGCGACGCGGCCTCCCGCCTCCGCGACGCGCGCGAGACTGGCGAGGGAGACGACTGTCCCGCGCACGCGCACCGGCTCCACGCCCCGCCCCTCGCCGACGACGAGCAGGACGCACACACTGAAGACAAGGATGGCGACTCAGAGAGCAAAGACGGTGAAGACAAGGATGGTGATGCGGAAGACAAGGATAGCAATCCGCTCAAGAGAAAAGAACCGGTCGGCGACGAAACCTCCCCTAAGAGACAGTGCCCCGAAATTTTAATAGAGTGATCCGGCCCGCGGTACTCGCGGTGCCAAGTGAGAGACACAGCCTTGCAGCTCTGAGTTCGTAGAATTGTGGGGTCTACCCTCGTTTGACTTACAGATTCTTTGATCTAATGTGACGTTTCGTCGAATCttgtaataatatatattttcctTTACAAATGATAGAACAAACGTAACCTAAtatatgaatttatttaaatgggAATATATTCTGTTATGGAAAGAGATTCGACGAAATATTCAATTCGATAAACAATTTTCGGCCATTCGAGAGATAT
The sequence above is drawn from the Cydia fagiglandana chromosome 7, ilCydFagi1.1, whole genome shotgun sequence genome and encodes:
- the LOC134665845 gene encoding ran-binding protein 3, which gives rise to MADAKQEMNNGTSQSRSVLAKPRLGAFGSSGFGASTFGSILRPSQLKPGNNPFLKVTDTEEAEKKEKADNETEKPKGEERLTETKEDAPKFVPLGATSSASRTSTQVPAPTQPASGTSGFVFGQNLSERVVIQDSVNNGDAGPSEHSMKNGTSELLFTSAAASVKENSQESAGSSSAGSAGLAAAAAEYERAQARPPPPAVTTTTGEEDEINVLQLSCRLFAWEAGSWRERGRGVLRLNDAAAGADASRLVARVAGSLRVVLNTKIWPDMVAERAGSKSLRITATDAQHQVKLFLVMGNPGDIVQLHRAVLARISLSKRAGDAASRLRDARETGEGDDCPAHAHRLHAPPLADDEQDAHTEDKDGDSESKDGEDKDGDAEDKDSNPLKRKEPVGDETSPKRQCPEILIE